One Lysobacter enzymogenes DNA segment encodes these proteins:
- a CDS encoding DUF3734 domain-containing protein, translating into MPAPRSRKTAAGASRAAAKRNPRPAASAGRDPKPAAPAKRDPKPATPAKRDPPSKTPPRKEPPKREPGAAARASAPPARARRAAGPAPATPRQARRAEATERAARESAQRVHDAAPALPENIALVLQGGGALGAYQAGVYQGLFEAGIAPNWIAGISIGAFNTAIIAGNPPDRRMAALREFWDTISRPNIFPATTFGQEARFDGIDADTRAWLDTWEAWRALIEGQRGFYQPRAWLGPDPSLWAGGQPGPAAASFYDTSPMIATLERLVDFDRLNDGGIRVSVGAVNVRTGNLEYFDNTQMRLDARHILASGALPPAFPAIEIDGEFYWDGGLVSNTPLSQVLTASPRRDTLVFQVDLWNARGEPPQNLLDVAERQKEIQYSSRTRLITDTQRVFQHYRRLLRELLEEIPEDVRASNPWAQHAAELACDRRYSVIHLIYRDRAKIGHFKDYQFGRVAMREHWLSGQGDIARALSHPDWLQLPQGESAFVAHDATAP; encoded by the coding sequence ATGCCCGCTCCGCGTTCCCGCAAGACCGCCGCCGGCGCTTCGCGCGCGGCGGCCAAGCGCAATCCCCGGCCGGCCGCGTCGGCCGGGCGCGATCCCAAGCCGGCCGCGCCGGCCAAGCGCGATCCGAAGCCGGCGACGCCGGCCAAGCGCGACCCGCCGTCCAAGACTCCGCCGCGCAAGGAACCGCCGAAGCGCGAGCCGGGCGCCGCCGCGCGCGCCAGCGCACCGCCGGCCCGCGCGCGCCGCGCGGCCGGGCCGGCGCCGGCGACGCCGCGCCAGGCGCGCCGCGCCGAAGCCACCGAGCGCGCCGCGCGCGAATCGGCGCAGCGCGTGCACGACGCCGCGCCGGCCCTGCCCGAGAACATCGCCCTGGTCCTGCAAGGCGGCGGCGCGCTCGGCGCGTATCAGGCCGGCGTTTACCAAGGCCTGTTCGAAGCCGGGATCGCGCCCAACTGGATCGCCGGCATCTCCATCGGCGCGTTCAACACCGCGATCATCGCCGGCAACCCGCCGGACAGGCGCATGGCCGCGCTGCGCGAGTTCTGGGACACGATCTCGCGCCCGAACATTTTTCCCGCGACCACGTTCGGCCAGGAAGCGCGCTTCGACGGCATCGACGCCGACACCCGCGCCTGGCTCGACACCTGGGAGGCCTGGCGCGCGTTGATCGAAGGCCAGCGCGGTTTCTACCAGCCGCGCGCCTGGCTCGGCCCCGACCCGTCGCTGTGGGCCGGCGGCCAGCCCGGCCCGGCCGCGGCGAGCTTCTACGACACCTCGCCGATGATCGCCACGCTCGAGCGCCTGGTCGACTTCGACCGGCTCAACGACGGCGGCATCCGCGTCAGCGTCGGCGCGGTCAACGTGCGCACCGGCAATCTGGAGTATTTCGACAACACCCAGATGCGCCTGGACGCGCGCCACATCCTCGCTTCCGGCGCGCTGCCGCCGGCGTTCCCGGCGATCGAGATCGACGGCGAGTTCTACTGGGACGGCGGGCTGGTCTCGAACACGCCGCTGTCGCAGGTGCTGACCGCCAGCCCGCGCCGCGACACCCTGGTGTTCCAGGTCGACCTGTGGAACGCGCGCGGCGAGCCGCCGCAGAACCTGCTCGACGTGGCCGAGCGGCAGAAGGAAATCCAGTATTCCAGCCGCACCCGCCTGATCACCGACACCCAGCGCGTGTTCCAGCACTACCGCCGGCTGCTGCGCGAGCTGCTGGAAGAGATCCCCGAGGACGTGCGCGCCAGCAATCCCTGGGCCCAGCACGCGGCCGAACTGGCCTGCGACCGCCGCTACAGCGTGATCCACCTGATCTACCGCGACCGCGCCAAGATCGGCCACTTCAAGGACTACCAGTTCGGCCGGGTGGCGATGCGCGAGCACTGGCTGTCGGGGCAGGGCGACATCGCCCGCGCGCTGAGCCATCCGGACTGGCTGCAGCTGCCGCAGGGCGAATCGGCGTTCGTGGCGCACGACGCGACCGCGCCCTGA
- a CDS encoding 3-hydroxybutyrate dehydrogenase produces MSSIQGKVAVVTGAASGIGKEIAFELSRAGAAIAIADLNQAGAQAVADEIAAAGGRAIGVAMDVTDEAAVNAGIEQVVAQLGGIDILVSNAGIQIVNPIENYAFADWKKMLAIHLDGAFLTTKAALPHMYKGDKGGVVIYMGSVHSHEASPLKSAYVTAKHGLLGLSRVLAKEGAKHNVRSHVVCPGFVRTPLVDKQIPEQAKELGISEDEVIKKVMLGNTVDGVFTTVQDVAQTVRFLAEFPSAALTGQSFVVSHGWYMQ; encoded by the coding sequence ATGAGTTCGATCCAAGGCAAAGTCGCCGTCGTCACCGGTGCCGCGAGCGGCATCGGCAAGGAAATCGCGTTCGAGCTGTCCCGCGCCGGCGCCGCCATCGCCATCGCCGACCTCAACCAGGCCGGCGCGCAGGCGGTGGCCGACGAGATCGCCGCCGCCGGCGGCCGCGCCATCGGCGTGGCCATGGACGTCACCGACGAAGCCGCGGTCAACGCCGGCATCGAGCAGGTGGTCGCGCAGCTCGGCGGCATCGACATCCTGGTCTCCAACGCCGGCATCCAGATCGTCAATCCGATCGAGAACTACGCCTTCGCCGACTGGAAGAAGATGCTCGCCATCCATCTCGACGGCGCCTTCCTGACCACCAAGGCCGCGTTGCCGCACATGTACAAGGGCGACAAGGGCGGCGTGGTGATCTACATGGGCTCGGTGCATTCGCACGAGGCCTCGCCGCTGAAGTCGGCCTACGTCACCGCCAAGCACGGCCTGCTGGGGCTGTCGCGGGTGCTGGCCAAGGAGGGCGCCAAGCACAACGTGCGCAGCCACGTGGTCTGCCCCGGCTTCGTGCGCACCCCGCTGGTGGACAAGCAGATCCCCGAGCAGGCCAAGGAACTCGGCATCAGCGAGGACGAGGTGATCAAGAAGGTCATGCTCGGCAACACCGTCGACGGCGTGTTCACCACCGTACAGGACGTGGCGCAGACGGTGCGCTTCCTGGCCGAGTTCCCGAGCGCGGCGCTGACCGGGCAGAGCTTCGTGGTCAGCCACGGCTGGTACATGCAGTAA